The Candidatus Sericytochromatia bacterium sequence AAAACAGCTCAAGACCTGTGCTCGAGCATAATCAGCCGGCACCCCGATATCTATGAATGTGGCGTCAGACGTCAACCCTACGACGTGTTGGCCAAGCTCTTGGCATCGAGGAAAAATTTCCCCTTCCAAGGAAAGGTAACCTTCGTGTCGTATGAAGGGGTCCAAGGCGCGCGGATGCACCCAGTAAACACCACCGTTCGCCAGTTGCAAACCGGAGGTTTTGGAATGGGCAGCGGAATTGGAAAATTCGACACGACCCGTTGCCGCGATAGTGACCGGAAGGTAGCGCCGCACATCGGTGGTAGGGAACAGTGAAATCACCCAATCACCACCCTGCACTTGGGCCTGCTGATGAAGGTCCTGCAGGGCGACTTTGAAAAAAGTATCGCCGTTCAGCAGAATAAAAGGCTCGCGAAGTTGAAGGTTACGCTGACACAACATGAGCCCGCCCCCCGTCCCCAGTGGCCTCGGCTCCCTGACATAGACGATGGAGCAACCGAGATACGAGTCCCGGAA is a genomic window containing:
- a CDS encoding sugar phosphate nucleotidyltransferase, whose amino-acid sequence is MSNFPTVAVILAGGLGTRLRDTVPDLPKPMAPVAGRPFLEHLLLYWVRQGVRRFVLSVGYRHEVIESHFRDSYLGCSIVYVREPRPLGTGGGLMLCQRNLQLREPFILLNGDTFFKVALQDLHQQAQVQGGDWVISLFPTTDVRRYLPVTIAATGRVEFSNSAAHSKTSGLQLANGGVYWVHPRALDPFIRHEGYLSLEGEIFPRCQELGQHVVGLTSDATFIDIGVPADYARAQVLSCFEYARLD